The window ATCACTTttactaaacacttataatgttCAATTTTGTTAATATCTTTTAAATAATGAATTTTGATTGgaaattatttatgttttttaataaatCTTGAAAGAAAATACAAAGACATGGACAATATACGCCAATTATTGGCTTTACTCATACTACAAAACCATTTAACATTTCTCAAATCTTATAAAACCTTTTCCTCTCTCTAATTTCACAAATTCATCAACTGCCATGGACGCCGCCACCGCCGCCGCCGAATCTAGCACACCAACAATCCCCATCCTCAGACGACGGAACTCCACCGGGTCACCAACTGTCGATACAAAAGCCTACcactcttcttcctcctcctccatcgCCACCACTACAaccgccaccacctccacctcctcctcctcatcttcttcttcttcagtgGATTTTGAGCTGATCGCGATCAAACCCACTTGTTATACTTCCCTCCGGGATATACTTCCATCGCCGACATCCTTCGTCCAATCCCCTAAAGCTGCATGCTCCGCCGTCCATTCGGGTTATGAAATCTCGATAAAGAATCACCTTGTGAAACAGGCCGCATGGGCTTACCTTCAACCCATGTCCACCTTTCCTGAAGCCGACGGAACCACCGTGCTCCACCGCCTCTGGATTCAATTCTCCGGTGCTGTCCTCCGTCTCATAACCGCAACCTTCGATTGCCTCCTCCAAGCCGGAACCACCGCCTCCAAATTATAACACTTACAGAAGGTAACAGAATTGTAAAACACCCACCACAATTTCGCTTTGATTTTCTCAATTTGTAGAAACAAAAAAAGAAATCAATTGAATGAATGAAAATCAAAATCAGATTACAACTTTCTTTGTTCTTGCGTTTCTTTACAATTTGTACATCCGTCCACCACTTCTATTCTACCGATCAAAGTCCCCTCGATCGTCTAAATCTTAGCCAAACGGGTTCTCTTTGACCCGAATTCGACCCGGATCTACTCGGCGATGGTGGAAGGTGAAGTTCCTCCGCGTACACAGGGTGGTGACGGCTGCTATTTGGCGTCGCCGGAGCAGGCGGCGCAGTCGGTACCCACCTTTCTTCAGCCGGTTCTGACCGGAAAAAAGACGCCGGAGTAACCGGAGGCGGCGGAGGACGACCCTCCCCGGAATTCCCATGATTTTGAAACAACACCTACACAATACAAACAATCGCAAATTCAATTCCATCATTTCCATGAAACGGATTGCACGATTCCAGCATTGCAATGAAATGGAATTGATCAATGGAATGCACAATTCCAACTAATAGATAGAAGATGATACCTCAGGTCTTGAAGAAGGTTTATCGACCAAATACTGAAATATTTCAAAGATTTTAGTTTGACCTAATTCAGTTGAATTGTGCCAATAATAAATTGCCACGTCCCATGCTTTGGATCTCAATTCCTTTAAACTTCTTTCTATATCCGTCTCATGTCTTTCCACAAATGGTCTTAACATTGCTTCATATACATACCAAGTTCCCTGAAAAAGTCAAAACCCCCCAAAACTTTCCTTTTTTAGTATATATCCATATTGTACAATTTCAAATGCATAAAGTACaatcatacacatatatataccttAGTTTTAGGATACCATAAATAGATGATGAGTGCTAGCTTCATCTCTCCATACATTGGCACCCTACAAAAGTTTCATTTCATCACAAAATCAATTATTTTTACCATGGATATAAAGGGCTTGTTTGATTCATATCATCATGTGGATTCTGATGGAATTGGAATGTGTGATTACATTCCATTATTGTTAAGGGGACGAAATTCGGATTCTTTTAAATTCCATGTTTGATGGATTTAATAATTCATAGTGGGTGGAAGGAATCAAATTACATTCTTCCTTTTTCATCAAAAGACAAGAAACCTTCATTATTTTATAGAGTTAAATACATAAACGACTCTATATATTAAGTTTTTTTGGAttaaactatcaactttattttattttatttttctaaaaaacCTTAAAATTTTTCATCTTTTTGATTTGGTCCTTATATTTTTCCATTTTCTTAGACTAAACATcaacttttctttttcttcttataAATACATTTACATATTTGTAGAAATAGAAAATTACCGATAAACCAgctaaaatgacaaaaaaataaggtcttttatataattaaaggttaaatatattgaaataaataaaaattaataagaaattaGTTTTTTGTTAGTGAATTTTATTTCGTTCTTGCCAACGAAACGCATGACATATTGCAATTCATTTGAATTATTTCTA of the Lactuca sativa cultivar Salinas chromosome 6, Lsat_Salinas_v11, whole genome shotgun sequence genome contains:
- the LOC111883262 gene encoding cell wall integrity and stress response component 2, coding for MDAATAAAESSTPTIPILRRRNSTGSPTVDTKAYHSSSSSSIATTTTATTSTSSSSSSSSSVDFELIAIKPTCYTSLRDILPSPTSFVQSPKAACSAVHSGYEISIKNHLVKQAAWAYLQPMSTFPEADGTTVLHRLWIQFSGAVLRLITATFDCLLQAGTTASKL
- the LOC111883261 gene encoding putative HVA22-like protein g produces the protein MLGELITNCLMLILGYAYPAFECFKTIEKHGVENGELRFWCQYWVIVAILTVFERIGDIFISWVPMYGEMKLALIIYLWYPKTKGTWYVYEAMLRPFVERHETDIERSLKELRSKAWDVAIYYWHNSTELGQTKIFEIFQYLVDKPSSRPEVLFQNHGNSGEGRPPPPPVTPASFFRSEPAEERWVPTAPPAPATPNSSRHHPVYAEELHLPPSPSRSGSNSGQREPVWLRFRRSRGL